The Mucilaginibacter yixingensis genome window below encodes:
- a CDS encoding YdcF family protein translates to MYFILSKILYFLILPLNWVITLLLIAAYTRRRKLRKWTGGIAVVLLLVLSCPYLFTVVAWNWDFHRVELPEGKKYSAAIVLGGFTSTDDEQNGFFNATADRFIQGMRLYEIGKVSHILITGGNGQLIHGGYSEGEWTRLQLKQLNVPDSAVLIDGKSRNTYENAKFSKELLQEKGIKPKYLLVTSAFHMRRALMIFRNQGIDVDPYPCNFFLGGDAFSLQQLIPDFATVTYWPTYVKEMVGYMVNSKM, encoded by the coding sequence ATGTATTTCATCCTGTCTAAAATCCTTTACTTTTTGATCCTGCCGCTTAACTGGGTGATCACTTTACTGCTGATAGCTGCCTATACCCGCCGCAGAAAACTAAGGAAATGGACCGGAGGAATTGCTGTTGTGCTATTACTTGTACTCTCTTGCCCATACTTGTTTACGGTAGTAGCATGGAACTGGGATTTTCATCGTGTTGAATTGCCCGAAGGCAAAAAGTATAGCGCTGCAATTGTACTAGGAGGGTTTACGTCGACAGATGATGAGCAGAATGGTTTTTTTAACGCAACTGCCGATAGGTTTATTCAAGGCATGCGCTTGTATGAAATAGGCAAAGTTTCACACATTCTGATAACCGGGGGTAATGGGCAATTGATACATGGTGGCTATAGTGAAGGTGAGTGGACCAGGTTACAGTTAAAACAGCTTAATGTTCCTGATAGCGCGGTGCTGATTGATGGAAAGTCTCGCAATACATATGAGAACGCCAAATTCTCTAAAGAGCTACTGCAAGAAAAAGGAATAAAGCCTAAATATCTGCTGGTAACATCAGCTTTCCATATGCGCAGGGCATTGATGATTTTTCGCAACCAGGGAATAGATGTAGATCCGTACCCCTGCAATTTTTTTCTGGGTGGCGATGCTTTTTCATTGCAGCAGTTAATACCAGATTTTGCCACGGTTACTTACTGGCCAACTTACGTGAAGGAGATGGTAGGGTATATGGTCAATTCAAAAATGTAA
- a CDS encoding phosphoribosylanthranilate isomerase, giving the protein MKIKVCGLREDGNIEAVAALKPDYLGFIWYAQSPRYVYRLSEETLKNLPANIIKTAVFVNENADIIRAIVKQFGFEAVQLHGNESPEFCGGLKGEVQVLKAFGLDEQFDFNRLKPYEGKVDYFLFDTKTPKHGGSGQIFNWDVLNDYKLNVPFFLSGGLSLENLEEVKKINHPAFYGIDLNSRFEIAPGLKSIEKLKQAFELLKQE; this is encoded by the coding sequence ATGAAAATTAAAGTTTGCGGTTTACGGGAAGACGGCAACATTGAGGCCGTAGCTGCGCTGAAACCTGACTATCTGGGTTTTATCTGGTATGCGCAATCGCCGCGGTATGTATACCGCTTGTCTGAAGAAACTTTAAAGAATCTTCCGGCAAACATCATAAAAACAGCGGTGTTTGTGAACGAAAATGCCGATATCATTCGTGCCATCGTCAAGCAGTTCGGGTTTGAAGCTGTACAGCTACATGGTAATGAAAGCCCGGAGTTCTGCGGTGGATTGAAAGGGGAGGTGCAGGTATTGAAAGCCTTTGGGTTAGACGAGCAGTTTGATTTCAATCGCCTGAAACCTTATGAGGGTAAGGTTGATTACTTTCTGTTTGATACCAAAACACCTAAACATGGTGGTTCTGGGCAGATCTTTAATTGGGATGTGCTGAATGATTATAAACTGAATGTGCCCTTCTTTTTAAGTGGCGGCCTGAGTTTAGAAAACCTGGAGGAAGTAAAGAAAATCAACCACCCGGCCTTTTATGGTATAGACCTGAATAGCAGGTTTGAAATTGCGCCCGGACTAAAAAGTATAGAAAAATTGAAGCAGGCTTTTGAGCTGCTGAAACAAGAATAA
- a CDS encoding YqaE/Pmp3 family membrane protein, with amino-acid sequence MRYFLCIVLPPVAVLSTGRILAFILSCILTLCFWIPGVIHAILVTSDYYDARRHRQTMRAIRRNRY; translated from the coding sequence ATGAGATATTTTCTTTGCATTGTACTGCCGCCTGTAGCGGTGCTGAGCACCGGTCGCATTTTAGCTTTTATATTGAGCTGCATATTAACGCTTTGCTTCTGGATACCCGGAGTGATCCACGCCATATTAGTAACCAGCGATTATTATGACGCCCGTCGGCACCGGCAAACTATGCGGGCCATCAGGCGCAATCGTTATTAA
- a CDS encoding ion channel — MPIHKRKFNPEDDLGFGQQPVMKNQPLLNRDGSTNVKRMGHSIFSTTDTYHDLITMSWGRFWVVVLSGYFVINIAFAFIYLIAGIQNLDGAEGKNFFEHFSNAFFFSAQTMSTVGYGHISPKGLTTNSIAALESMLGLLCFALATGLLYGRFSRPSAKLVYSKNILIAPYREHSRGIMFRLANKRKNLLIDLVVEVIFSYNEMVNGKPIRRFIPLELERRHVSLLTMSWTIVHPLDDASPLRDLTHDEFIKSEASFSILLKAFDDTFSQTVHSRAAYMPNDIVWDARFKPAFDRDDEGRIILDLGKIHDYEEHTLPSFK, encoded by the coding sequence ATGCCTATCCACAAGCGCAAATTTAACCCCGAAGACGATCTTGGTTTCGGCCAGCAACCGGTAATGAAAAACCAGCCCTTGCTTAACCGGGATGGTTCCACCAACGTAAAACGGATGGGGCACAGCATTTTTAGTACTACTGACACCTATCATGACCTGATTACCATGAGTTGGGGACGTTTTTGGGTAGTGGTACTCAGTGGCTACTTCGTCATCAACATTGCTTTTGCATTTATTTACCTCATAGCCGGCATTCAAAACCTTGACGGTGCTGAGGGCAAGAATTTTTTTGAACATTTCTCTAATGCATTCTTTTTTTCGGCTCAAACTATGTCGACCGTGGGTTATGGACATATCAGTCCGAAGGGATTGACTACTAACAGTATTGCCGCGCTGGAGTCTATGCTCGGCTTACTTTGTTTTGCCTTAGCTACCGGCCTGCTTTACGGGCGTTTTTCGCGACCGTCGGCCAAGTTAGTTTACAGCAAGAATATACTGATTGCCCCTTACCGTGAACATAGCCGGGGCATTATGTTCAGACTGGCCAATAAGCGAAAGAATTTATTGATAGATCTGGTTGTCGAGGTGATTTTCTCCTACAACGAAATGGTTAACGGAAAGCCCATCCGCCGGTTTATTCCTCTGGAGTTGGAACGCCGCCACGTGAGCCTGCTGACCATGAGCTGGACCATCGTTCATCCGCTGGATGATGCCAGTCCGCTGCGCGACCTAACGCATGATGAGTTTATTAAAAGCGAAGCCAGTTTCAGCATCCTGCTCAAAGCGTTTGACGATACTTTCTCGCAAACGGTCCATTCACGCGCCGCCTATATGCCTAATGATATTGTTTGGGATGCCCGGTTTAAGCCAGCTTTTGACCGCGACGATG
- the trpA gene encoding tryptophan synthase subunit alpha — MNRLNQLFAKKNKDLLSIYFTAGYPDLNCTVDIAETLERNGVDFLEIGFPYSDPVADGPTIQESSQKALDSGMTLKLLFEQLKDLRKRVSIPILLMGYVNPMVQYGVERFCQTAAEVGVDGVIVPDLPMYEYESMYKPVFEKYGLSNIFLVTPQTSAERIRKIDSLSNSFIYLLSSSSITGGSLNVSDSIEGYYQRVKAMELKNPIVIGFGINSNKTYSKACEYANGAIVGSAFVKYLGSREDYMAGIPEFIQNIKG, encoded by the coding sequence ATGAATCGTCTAAACCAACTTTTCGCAAAGAAAAATAAAGACCTGCTGTCTATTTACTTTACAGCCGGTTACCCTGATCTTAACTGTACCGTAGATATTGCCGAAACACTGGAGAGAAACGGCGTGGATTTCCTGGAGATTGGCTTCCCGTACTCAGACCCTGTAGCTGATGGGCCTACCATTCAGGAGAGCTCGCAAAAAGCGCTGGATAGCGGCATGACGTTGAAGCTGTTGTTTGAGCAACTGAAAGATTTGCGCAAACGTGTGAGCATTCCAATTTTGCTGATGGGTTACGTTAACCCGATGGTGCAATATGGTGTAGAACGCTTTTGTCAAACCGCTGCCGAAGTGGGTGTAGATGGCGTGATTGTACCTGATTTGCCGATGTATGAGTATGAATCAATGTACAAGCCGGTGTTTGAGAAATACGGTCTGAGCAATATTTTTCTGGTAACGCCGCAAACATCAGCAGAGCGTATCCGTAAGATTGATAGCCTGAGCAATAGTTTTATTTACCTGCTATCATCTTCATCTATTACCGGTGGCAGCCTTAATGTATCAGATTCTATTGAAGGTTATTACCAGCGCGTTAAGGCGATGGAGTTGAAGAATCCAATTGTTATCGGTTTTGGTATCAATAGCAACAAAACCTACAGTAAAGCTTGCGAGTATGCTAATGGCGCTATTGTAGGCAGTGCATTTGTAAAATACCTGGGCAGTCGCGAAGATTATATGGCGGGCATCCCTGAGTTTATACAAAACATTAAAGGCTAA
- a CDS encoding carboxymuconolactone decarboxylase family protein: protein METRIDLSKVNPEAYKAMLGLEGFLAKSGLNKLHKHLLKIRASQINGCAYCVDMHTQEARHDGETERRIYNISAWHETPFFSPEERAILKLAEEVTLITGRVSDETYNNALNLLGEKYLSEVLMAIVTINAWNRIGVSLNLMPA from the coding sequence ATGGAAACAAGAATTGATCTCTCAAAAGTTAATCCCGAAGCTTATAAGGCAATGTTAGGCCTGGAAGGATTTTTAGCAAAATCAGGCTTAAACAAACTGCACAAACATCTGCTTAAAATACGTGCTTCACAAATAAACGGCTGTGCGTATTGTGTTGATATGCACACCCAGGAGGCCCGTCATGATGGCGAAACCGAGCGCCGTATCTACAACATCAGCGCCTGGCATGAAACTCCTTTCTTTTCTCCCGAAGAACGCGCCATACTCAAGTTGGCCGAAGAAGTGACGCTGATTACCGGCCGTGTATCTGACGAGACTTACAACAACGCTTTAAACCTGTTAGGTGAAAAATACCTGAGCGAGGTGTTGATGGCCATTGTTACCATCAACGCCTGGAACAGGATTGGTGTGTCATTGAATTTGATGCCGGCATAA
- the trpB gene encoding tryptophan synthase subunit beta encodes MRYGVNEQGYYGDFGGAYIPEMLYPNVEELRQQYLNILNDEGFKAEFNRLLKDYVGRPSPLYYAKRYSEKYGANIFLKREDLNHTGSHKINNAIGQILLAERLGKKRIIAETGAGQHGVATATVCALKGIECVVYMGEIDIQRQAPNVARMKMLGAKVVPATSGSKTLKDATNEAMRDWINNPVDTHYIIGSVVGPYPYPEMVARFQSIISEETKNQLLEQTGKELPDYVLACVGGGSNAMGMFYHFLDDEAVKLIAVEAAGKGVDSGHSAATTSLGKEGVLHGSRTILMQTEDGQVVEPYSISAGLDYPGIGPQHAHLYKAKRAQYVSITDDEALQAGLLLSQTEGIIPAIESAHAFAYLEKMQFKKDDNVVICLSGRGDKDLDTYIKYFKY; translated from the coding sequence ATGAGATACGGAGTTAACGAACAAGGCTACTACGGCGATTTTGGCGGAGCCTACATTCCAGAAATGCTTTACCCAAATGTGGAAGAGCTGCGCCAGCAATATTTAAACATCCTGAACGATGAAGGTTTTAAAGCCGAGTTTAATCGTTTGCTGAAAGATTACGTGGGCCGGCCTTCGCCGCTGTATTATGCCAAAAGGTATTCAGAAAAATATGGCGCTAACATTTTCCTGAAACGTGAGGATCTGAACCATACCGGTTCGCACAAAATCAACAACGCTATCGGCCAGATCTTGTTAGCCGAACGCCTTGGCAAAAAACGCATTATTGCCGAGACTGGTGCTGGTCAGCACGGCGTAGCTACCGCTACCGTTTGTGCCTTGAAAGGTATTGAATGTGTGGTGTATATGGGCGAGATTGATATTCAGCGCCAGGCGCCAAACGTTGCCCGCATGAAGATGCTGGGCGCCAAGGTTGTACCAGCTACATCAGGCAGCAAAACCCTGAAAGATGCAACCAACGAGGCCATGCGCGACTGGATCAATAACCCGGTTGATACGCATTACATCATCGGCTCGGTAGTTGGCCCGTATCCATATCCTGAAATGGTGGCTCGTTTCCAATCTATCATCTCAGAAGAAACAAAAAATCAGTTGCTGGAGCAAACCGGCAAGGAGCTGCCCGATTATGTGCTGGCCTGTGTAGGTGGCGGCAGCAATGCCATGGGTATGTTCTACCATTTTCTTGATGATGAAGCCGTAAAACTGATTGCTGTAGAAGCTGCAGGCAAAGGGGTGGATAGCGGTCACTCTGCTGCCACAACATCACTAGGTAAAGAAGGTGTGTTGCATGGTAGTCGTACTATTTTGATGCAGACAGAGGATGGGCAAGTAGTTGAGCCATATTCTATCTCAGCCGGTCTGGACTACCCAGGTATTGGTCCGCAGCATGCGCATTTGTATAAAGCAAAACGTGCGCAGTATGTAAGCATTACCGATGATGAGGCGCTGCAGGCTGGTTTGTTGCTATCGCAAACAGAGGGTATTATCCCGGCGATAGAAAGCGCACACGCATTTGCCTACCTGGAAAAAATGCAGTTTAAGAAAGATGATAACGTAGTGATCTGCCTGTCGGGCAGGGGAGATAAAGACCTGGATACTTATATTAAATATTTTAAATATTAG
- a CDS encoding pirin family protein: MSNIDLIIEERPRDIGNFLVGRLLPFSSKRMVGPFIFIDHMGPALLPPGKNLDIPPHPHIGLSTLTYLFEGAVMHKDSLGTEVEIKPGQVNWMTAGKGIAHSERTPDYLRESEKSLHGLQIWVALPKELELMEPSFHHANEDELPAWQTDGVDYKLVAGQIMGHQSPIPVYSPLYFLEVKSTEQKSIKIGNELYGDCGLYILEGSIESDGVTYESKELLVAKNSQLCEFMVNPGTTLYFFGGEPFPEERFIYWNFVASDRERIEQAKQKWQEQQFPPVPGETDFVPLPPDHLHLRARQ, translated from the coding sequence ATGTCAAACATCGATCTGATTATTGAAGAGCGCCCACGCGATATTGGCAATTTCCTGGTAGGCCGCCTGCTGCCTTTTTCCAGCAAACGCATGGTTGGCCCGTTTATATTTATAGATCACATGGGGCCGGCACTATTACCACCGGGTAAAAATCTGGATATTCCGCCGCATCCACATATCGGTCTGTCTACCCTTACCTATTTGTTTGAAGGCGCTGTGATGCATAAAGACAGTCTGGGAACTGAGGTTGAAATAAAACCTGGCCAGGTAAACTGGATGACGGCAGGCAAAGGCATTGCCCACTCAGAACGCACACCCGATTATTTAAGAGAAAGTGAGAAAAGCCTGCACGGTCTGCAGATCTGGGTGGCTTTACCAAAAGAACTAGAACTGATGGAGCCATCATTCCACCACGCTAATGAAGATGAATTACCAGCCTGGCAAACAGACGGTGTTGACTATAAGCTGGTAGCCGGACAAATTATGGGGCATCAATCGCCCATACCGGTTTACAGTCCGCTATATTTCCTGGAGGTTAAAAGTACAGAACAAAAAAGCATCAAGATAGGCAATGAGCTTTATGGCGACTGCGGTTTGTATATTCTGGAAGGAAGCATTGAGAGTGATGGCGTAACCTATGAGTCAAAAGAATTACTGGTAGCCAAAAACAGTCAGCTGTGCGAGTTTATGGTTAACCCGGGCACTACGCTGTACTTCTTTGGCGGCGAACCATTTCCCGAAGAACGTTTCATCTACTGGAACTTTGTAGCCAGCGACCGTGAGCGTATAGAGCAAGCCAAACAAAAATGGCAGGAACAACAGTTCCCGCCCGTACCCGGCGAAACAGATTTTGTGCCCCTGCCACCAGATCATTTGCATTTGAGAGCGAGACAATGA
- the trpD gene encoding anthranilate phosphoribosyltransferase — translation MKAILNHLFEHKTFSHAQSKEILTNIAQGQYNNSQMAAFMTAYCMRSITVDELEGFRDAMVELCVPVKIEADDLIDLCGTGGDGKDTFNISTLASFVVAGAGYKVTKHGNYGVSSGCGSSNVMEYLGYQFHNDVDTLRRNVDEANICFLHAPLFHPAMKTVAPIRRELGVKTFFNMLGPLVNPARPNNQMAGVYNLELARLYAYLYQKSDVKYTIVNALDGYDEVSLTGDFKTFSAAGEQINNIDKLGFEPLNPADIAGGHTVAESAQIFKSVLNGDGTSAQNNVVLCNAALAIRTIKPEKTFADCFYDAEEALMSKRALMSFTKLIAN, via the coding sequence ATGAAAGCAATACTCAACCACTTATTTGAACATAAAACGTTCTCGCACGCGCAGTCAAAAGAGATACTGACCAATATTGCGCAGGGCCAATACAACAACTCGCAAATGGCGGCTTTTATGACGGCCTATTGCATGCGCAGTATTACGGTTGACGAGTTAGAAGGCTTCCGCGACGCGATGGTGGAGCTATGCGTGCCGGTTAAAATTGAGGCTGATGATCTGATTGATCTTTGCGGTACGGGTGGCGATGGTAAAGATACATTTAACATCTCAACCCTGGCGTCTTTTGTGGTAGCGGGTGCAGGTTATAAAGTAACCAAGCACGGCAATTACGGCGTGTCATCCGGTTGTGGTTCATCAAATGTGATGGAGTATCTGGGTTACCAGTTTCATAATGATGTAGATACACTACGCCGGAATGTGGATGAGGCCAATATCTGCTTCCTGCATGCACCGCTGTTCCATCCGGCTATGAAAACTGTAGCGCCTATCCGCCGCGAGCTGGGGGTTAAAACCTTCTTTAATATGCTGGGGCCGCTGGTAAATCCGGCCAGACCGAATAATCAGATGGCAGGCGTTTATAATCTGGAATTGGCGCGATTGTATGCGTATCTTTACCAAAAATCAGACGTAAAGTATACCATTGTTAACGCTTTGGATGGCTATGACGAGGTATCACTCACCGGCGATTTTAAAACATTTTCTGCCGCTGGCGAGCAGATCAATAATATTGATAAACTGGGTTTTGAGCCACTTAATCCTGCTGATATTGCCGGTGGGCACACCGTGGCAGAATCTGCACAGATATTTAAAAGTGTGTTGAATGGCGATGGTACCAGCGCGCAAAACAACGTGGTGTTGTGTAACGCGGCTCTGGCCATTCGCACCATTAAACCGGAAAAAACCTTTGCCGATTGCTTTTACGATGCAGAAGAGGCACTAATGAGCAAACGCGCACTGATGAGCTTTACAAAATTGATAGCCAACTAA